From one Flavobacterium sp. N502536 genomic stretch:
- the mutS gene encoding DNA mismatch repair protein MutS, whose product MAAKEKVVKETPLMKQYNEIKRKYPDACLLFRVGDFYETFGEDAIRASKILGITLTKRGAGSDTETALAGFPHHSINTYLPKLVKAGLRVAICDQLEDPKMTKTIVKRGVTELVTPGVSLNDEVLQSKSNNFLASVYFANKNIGVSFLDVSTGEFLTAQGNAEYIDKLLQNFNPSEVLVPKNNKGDFKIAFGDDFHSFYLEDWIYKEDYALETLTKHFQTSSLKGFGVEELKEGIIASGAILYYLSETQHNRVQHITAIQRIAEDAYVWMDRFTIRNLELYHSYNPNAVTLLDVIDRTLSPMGGRLLKRWLALPLKDNAKIKGRHDVVSYLKSNSEVLQSIQYQIKQISDLERLISKIAAGKVSPREIVYLKESLDAIIPIKTLALESPQQAVKVIGDSLHACDLLREKIGTTLNQDAPVAVAKGNAIAKGISEELDDLRAISTSGKEYLEGIEKRESERTGISSLKISFNNVFGYYIEVRNTHKDKVPGEWIRKQTLVNAERYITEELKEYESKILGAEEKIYKIESELFEQLVAWIATYIKPVQMNANLVAQLDCLCSFTQLAIENQYVCPEIDETFELEIKNGRHPVIEKQLPVGTPYIANDVYLDRETQQLIMITGPNMSGKSAILRQTALIVLLAQMGSFVPADSVRMGVVDKIFTRVGASDNISMGESTFMVEMNETASILNNISDRSLVLLDEIGRGTSTYDGISIAWAIAEFLHEHPSRPKTLFATHYHELNEMTELLPRIQNYNVAVKELKDNVLFIRKLVKGGSAHSFGIHVAKMAGMPQIVILKAQKLLKKLEKNHSSEALNGVKSENDEMQMSFFNLDDPLLEEIKEEILGLDINAITPVEALMKLNEIKRMLVRK is encoded by the coding sequence TTGGCAGCGAAAGAGAAAGTGGTGAAAGAAACACCTTTAATGAAACAGTACAACGAGATCAAGAGAAAATATCCTGATGCATGTTTGCTTTTTAGAGTAGGTGATTTTTATGAAACCTTTGGAGAAGATGCTATTAGAGCCTCAAAAATTCTGGGAATAACGTTAACCAAAAGAGGTGCAGGTTCTGATACAGAAACTGCTTTGGCTGGTTTCCCGCACCATTCTATTAATACGTATTTGCCAAAATTGGTCAAAGCCGGACTTCGTGTGGCCATCTGTGATCAGCTTGAAGATCCGAAAATGACCAAAACCATCGTGAAACGTGGTGTAACGGAGCTTGTAACTCCCGGAGTTTCTTTAAACGATGAGGTTTTACAGTCTAAATCAAATAACTTTTTAGCATCGGTTTATTTTGCTAATAAAAATATCGGAGTTTCCTTTCTGGATGTTTCCACAGGAGAGTTTCTAACGGCTCAGGGAAATGCCGAGTATATCGATAAATTGTTGCAAAACTTTAACCCAAGTGAGGTTTTGGTTCCGAAAAACAATAAGGGCGATTTTAAAATTGCTTTTGGAGATGATTTTCATAGCTTTTATTTAGAAGACTGGATTTATAAGGAAGATTATGCTTTGGAAACGCTGACAAAGCACTTTCAGACTTCTTCCTTAAAAGGTTTTGGTGTAGAAGAATTAAAAGAAGGAATCATTGCTTCCGGAGCAATCTTGTATTACCTGTCCGAAACACAGCACAACCGCGTGCAGCACATTACAGCCATTCAGCGTATTGCTGAAGATGCCTATGTGTGGATGGATCGTTTTACCATCAGAAACTTAGAATTGTATCACAGTTACAATCCGAATGCAGTAACCCTTCTGGATGTGATTGACAGAACACTTTCGCCAATGGGAGGACGTTTGTTGAAACGCTGGCTGGCTTTGCCTTTAAAGGATAACGCTAAAATAAAAGGACGTCATGATGTCGTTTCGTATTTAAAATCCAATTCCGAAGTTTTACAAAGTATCCAATATCAGATCAAGCAAATTTCGGATTTGGAACGTTTGATTTCTAAAATTGCAGCTGGGAAAGTTTCACCGCGTGAGATTGTTTATCTGAAGGAATCTCTGGATGCTATTATTCCGATCAAAACCCTTGCACTTGAAAGTCCGCAACAAGCGGTGAAGGTTATTGGAGATAGTTTGCATGCCTGCGATTTGTTACGAGAGAAAATTGGAACCACCTTAAATCAGGATGCGCCGGTTGCTGTGGCTAAAGGAAATGCCATTGCCAAAGGAATCAGTGAAGAGCTGGATGATTTGCGTGCTATTTCAACTTCGGGAAAAGAATATCTGGAGGGGATTGAAAAAAGAGAATCAGAGCGTACAGGAATTTCCTCGCTTAAAATTTCATTCAATAATGTTTTTGGGTACTATATTGAAGTTAGAAACACCCATAAAGATAAAGTTCCTGGAGAATGGATTCGTAAACAAACACTGGTAAATGCGGAGCGTTATATTACAGAAGAGTTAAAAGAATACGAAAGCAAAATTCTGGGAGCAGAAGAGAAAATTTATAAAATAGAATCGGAGCTTTTTGAGCAATTGGTTGCCTGGATTGCAACTTATATCAAACCGGTACAAATGAATGCCAATTTGGTGGCGCAGTTGGACTGTTTGTGTTCGTTTACGCAATTGGCTATAGAAAACCAATATGTATGTCCGGAGATCGATGAAACTTTTGAATTGGAGATCAAAAACGGACGTCACCCTGTTATTGAAAAACAATTGCCGGTTGGCACTCCTTATATTGCTAATGATGTTTATCTGGACAGAGAGACACAGCAGCTGATTATGATTACCGGTCCGAACATGTCGGGTAAGTCTGCTATTTTAAGGCAAACCGCTTTAATCGTATTGTTGGCTCAAATGGGAAGTTTTGTTCCTGCTGATAGTGTTAGAATGGGAGTTGTGGATAAAATCTTCACCAGAGTAGGGGCGTCGGATAATATTTCGATGGGAGAATCTACGTTTATGGTTGAGATGAATGAGACGGCTTCTATTTTGAACAATATCTCAGATCGCAGTTTGGTACTTCTAGATGAAATAGGACGAGGAACCAGTACTTATGACGGGATTTCGATTGCCTGGGCGATTGCCGAGTTTTTACACGAACACCCATCAAGGCCTAAAACCTTGTTTGCAACACATTATCACGAATTAAATGAGATGACGGAATTGTTGCCTAGAATTCAGAATTATAATGTTGCGGTAAAAGAGTTAAAAGATAATGTTCTTTTCATTCGTAAACTGGTAAAAGGAGGAAGTGCTCATAGTTTTGGAATTCATGTGGCAAAAATGGCCGGAATGCCTCAGATCGTAATTTTGAAGGCGCAAAAGTTATTGAAGAAACTGGAGAAAAACCATTCAAGTGAAGCGTTAAATGGTGTTAAGTCTGAAAATGACGAAATGCAGATGAGTTTCTTTAATTTGGATGATCCTTTATTGGAAGAGATAAAAGAAGAAATTCTGGGGCTTGATATCAATGCGATTACACCAGTCGAAGCACTGATGAAACTCAACGAGATTAAAAGGATGTTAGTTCGAAAATAA
- a CDS encoding DUF1508 domain-containing protein yields MGAFVISKRFNDEYKFVFTSRKGKVIFTSLSYELKFECEEDVEKFKVNIDMARFLKFKGSGGKYFFKLMLGEVHFATSRKYTTELLLQKGIKEIVTYASRSEILDFSSSESIFEDEEVNEEEEVMD; encoded by the coding sequence ATGGGTGCCTTTGTAATTAGTAAGCGGTTTAATGATGAATACAAATTCGTGTTTACTTCGAGGAAAGGTAAAGTGATATTTACGAGTCTGAGTTATGAATTGAAGTTTGAATGCGAGGAGGATGTTGAGAAATTTAAGGTGAATATTGACATGGCCAGGTTTTTGAAATTTAAAGGCTCTGGAGGAAAGTATTTTTTTAAATTGATGTTGGGGGAGGTTCACTTTGCGACAAGCCGAAAATACACTACTGAATTGCTTTTGCAAAAGGGGATCAAGGAAATTGTAACGTATGCTTCACGGTCGGAGATTTTGGACTTCTCGTCAAGTGAGTCAATTTTTGAGGATGAGGAAGTGAATGAGGAGGAGGAAGTGATGGATTAA
- a CDS encoding 3-deoxy-D-manno-octulosonic acid transferase has translation MLFLYNLVISIAGFFLKIVALFSPKIKLFIDGRKNVFAILEEKIKPSDKTIWFHSASLGEYEQGLPVIEKIKEKYPAHKIIVTFFSPSGYEVRKNNTVADVTLYLPLDTKSNAKKFLKLAHPELAFFIKYEFWLNYLNQLETTQTPTYLISGIFRDSQMFFKWYGGFYRKALKAFTYFFVQNKSSKEKIERIGFHNVVVSGDTRFDRVNAILERDNTLDFIEQFKNSTPTIVIGSSWPKDEALLAEYINQAGEDVKFIIAPHNIKTDQIASLKAQITKSTVLFSEKKDKDLSGYNVFIIDTIGLLTKIYSYGTIAYVGGGFGNPGIHNILEPATFGIPIVIGPNYSNFAEAVQLVKLGGCLVISNPSELKQQLDLLLHNKEYLEEKSQICKSYIQDNIGATNSIMNLVA, from the coding sequence ATGCTTTTTCTCTATAATTTAGTTATTTCTATTGCTGGCTTTTTTCTGAAAATTGTTGCACTTTTTAGTCCGAAAATTAAGCTTTTTATCGACGGTCGTAAAAACGTTTTCGCCATTCTGGAAGAAAAAATAAAACCATCAGATAAAACGATTTGGTTCCATTCTGCCTCACTTGGCGAGTACGAACAAGGCCTGCCGGTAATTGAAAAAATCAAAGAAAAATATCCTGCTCACAAAATCATCGTTACCTTTTTCTCTCCTTCCGGTTACGAAGTGCGCAAAAACAATACTGTTGCAGATGTTACGCTATACCTTCCTCTGGACACCAAAAGCAATGCGAAAAAGTTTTTAAAACTAGCCCATCCTGAGTTGGCTTTTTTCATAAAATACGAATTCTGGCTGAACTATCTAAATCAATTAGAAACGACTCAGACTCCGACTTATTTGATTTCCGGAATTTTCAGAGACAGTCAGATGTTCTTTAAATGGTATGGTGGTTTTTACAGAAAAGCGCTAAAAGCATTCACTTACTTTTTTGTTCAGAATAAAAGTTCGAAAGAAAAAATAGAACGTATCGGTTTTCACAATGTTGTGGTTTCAGGCGACACCCGCTTTGACCGCGTAAATGCTATTTTAGAAAGAGACAACACACTGGATTTTATCGAACAATTCAAAAACAGCACCCCAACCATAGTTATAGGAAGCTCATGGCCCAAAGACGAAGCATTACTAGCTGAATATATTAATCAGGCAGGAGAAGATGTAAAATTCATCATTGCACCGCACAATATTAAGACCGATCAGATTGCAAGCCTAAAAGCACAAATCACGAAATCGACTGTTTTATTCTCAGAAAAAAAAGACAAAGACTTGTCCGGCTATAACGTCTTTATTATAGATACTATAGGATTGCTGACCAAAATTTACAGTTACGGAACAATCGCCTATGTAGGAGGTGGTTTTGGAAACCCGGGAATCCACAACATTCTGGAACCTGCAACATTTGGAATCCCGATTGTGATTGGCCCTAATTACTCCAATTTTGCCGAAGCTGTCCAGCTGGTCAAACTTGGAGGATGTCTGGTAATCTCTAATCCTTCTGAACTAAAACAGCAGCTGGATCTTTTGCTTCACAACAAAGAATACCTGGAAGAAAAAAGTCAGATCTGTAAATCGTATATTCAGGACAACATTGGCGCTACTAACAGCATTATGAATCTCGTTGCCTAA
- a CDS encoding DegT/DnrJ/EryC1/StrS family aminotransferase, which yields MKKIQMVDLKSQYEKIKTTVDASIQEVLDTNTYINGPLVHQFQKNLEDYLGAKHVIPCANGTDALQIAMMGLDLKPGDEVITADFTFAATVEVIALLQLTPVLVDVDVVNMNIDIEAIKKAITPKTKAIVPVHLFGRAANMDAIMEIAAEHNLYVIEDNAQAIGADYISKSGVKSKVGVIGHVAATSFFPSKNLGCYGDGGAIFTNDDKLAHIIRGIVNHGMYERYHHDVVGVNSRLDSIQAGVLNAKLPLLDEYNAARRLAATKYNAAFAGNAHIITPEFDANENDHVFHQYVLRIIDADRNALMQHLLDKAIPCAIYYPIPLHSQKAYVDSRYKEEQFPVTNQLVKEVIALPMHTELDDEQIKFITDSVLEFLNK from the coding sequence ATGAAAAAAATTCAAATGGTTGACCTAAAAAGTCAATACGAAAAAATAAAAACTACAGTTGACGCCTCTATTCAGGAGGTTTTGGATACCAATACTTATATCAATGGACCTCTTGTACATCAGTTCCAGAAAAATCTGGAAGACTATCTGGGAGCAAAACATGTGATTCCGTGTGCAAATGGAACAGATGCTTTACAGATTGCCATGATGGGATTGGATTTAAAACCGGGCGATGAGGTAATTACTGCCGATTTTACTTTTGCAGCTACAGTTGAAGTTATTGCTTTATTGCAATTAACGCCTGTTTTGGTTGATGTGGATGTGGTAAATATGAACATCGATATCGAAGCAATCAAAAAAGCAATTACGCCAAAAACAAAAGCGATTGTTCCGGTACATTTATTTGGACGTGCAGCAAACATGGATGCTATTATGGAAATTGCTGCCGAACATAATTTATATGTAATTGAAGACAATGCACAGGCAATTGGAGCAGATTATATTTCTAAATCGGGAGTAAAAAGCAAAGTTGGTGTAATTGGTCATGTAGCAGCTACTTCATTTTTTCCCTCTAAAAATTTAGGTTGTTATGGAGATGGAGGAGCAATTTTTACGAATGATGATAAATTAGCACACATCATACGAGGAATCGTAAATCACGGAATGTACGAACGTTACCATCATGATGTTGTGGGAGTAAATTCACGTTTGGATAGTATTCAGGCAGGAGTTTTAAACGCAAAATTACCATTATTGGATGAGTACAATGCAGCACGTCGTTTGGCGGCTACAAAATACAATGCAGCTTTTGCGGGTAATGCACATATTATTACACCTGAATTTGATGCAAACGAAAACGATCATGTTTTCCATCAGTATGTATTGAGAATTATTGATGCAGATCGTAATGCTTTGATGCAGCATTTATTGGATAAAGCCATTCCTTGTGCTATTTATTATCCAATTCCATTGCATTCGCAAAAAGCTTATGTTGATTCTCGTTATAAAGAAGAGCAGTTTCCGGTTACCAACCAATTGGTGAAAGAAGTAATTGCTTTGCCAATGCATACAGAGCTGGATGATGAGCAAATCAAATTTATAACGGATTCTGTTTTGGAATTTTTGAATAAATAA
- the galE gene encoding UDP-glucose 4-epimerase GalE, with product MKVLVTGGLGFIGSHTVVELQNEGFEVVIIDNLSNSTEDVLKGITAITGKTPLFEKLDLREKAAVREFFKKHSDVTGVIHFAASKAVGESVENPLLYYENNIASLVYLLQELQQKPEASFIFSSSCTVYGQAEKMPITEDAPVQAAISPYGNTKQIGEEIITDTAKVTNISAILLRYFNPVGAHATTEIGELPIGVPQNLVPFITQTGVGLRQELSVFGDDYPTPDGTAVRDYIHVVDLAKAHVIALQRLFNKKNLQKVETFNLGTGKGSSVLEVIHSFEKVSDKKLPYKIMPRREGDITEAYANTDKANSVLGWKAQLSLDEAMASAWKWEQKVRS from the coding sequence ATGAAAGTATTAGTAACAGGAGGATTGGGATTTATCGGTTCTCATACTGTAGTCGAATTGCAAAACGAAGGATTTGAGGTAGTAATCATCGATAATCTTTCCAATTCTACAGAAGATGTTTTAAAAGGAATCACAGCCATTACCGGTAAGACGCCTTTGTTTGAAAAATTAGATTTAAGAGAAAAAGCAGCTGTTCGGGAGTTTTTTAAAAAACATAGCGATGTTACAGGGGTAATTCATTTTGCGGCTTCAAAAGCAGTTGGAGAAAGTGTTGAGAATCCATTGTTGTACTATGAAAACAATATTGCTTCCTTAGTATATTTATTGCAGGAATTACAGCAAAAACCAGAGGCAAGTTTTATTTTTAGTTCGTCTTGCACAGTTTATGGTCAGGCTGAAAAAATGCCAATTACAGAGGATGCTCCGGTACAGGCGGCAATTTCGCCTTACGGAAATACCAAGCAAATAGGAGAAGAGATTATTACTGATACGGCCAAAGTAACCAACATCAGTGCTATTTTGTTGCGTTATTTTAATCCGGTTGGCGCTCATGCTACAACTGAAATTGGGGAGTTGCCAATTGGTGTTCCTCAAAACTTAGTGCCTTTTATTACACAAACAGGAGTGGGATTACGTCAGGAATTATCGGTTTTCGGAGATGATTATCCAACTCCGGACGGAACAGCAGTTCGTGATTATATTCATGTGGTAGATTTAGCGAAAGCGCACGTAATTGCATTACAGCGTTTGTTTAATAAAAAGAACTTACAGAAAGTAGAAACTTTCAATTTAGGAACCGGGAAAGGAAGTTCGGTTTTGGAAGTAATTCATAGTTTTGAAAAAGTAAGCGATAAAAAATTACCGTATAAAATTATGCCGCGTCGTGAAGGAGATATTACCGAAGCCTACGCAAATACTGATAAAGCAAACAGTGTTTTGGGCTGGAAAGCACAACTAAGCTTAGACGAAGCTATGGCAAGTGCCTGGAAATGGGAACAGAAAGTTCGTTCTTAG
- the fabD gene encoding ACP S-malonyltransferase encodes MKAYVFPGQGAQFTGMGKDLYETSALAKELFEKANEILGFRITDIMFEGTAEELKETKVTQPAVFLHSVILAKTLGEDFKPEMVAGHSLGEFSALVANGTLSFEDGLKLVSQRALAMQKACEITPSTMAAVLGLADNIVEEVCASIDGIVVAANYNCPGQLVISGETSAVEKACEAMKAAGAKRALILPVGGAFHSPMMEPAREELAAAIEATTFSTPVCPVYQNVTANAVSDANEIKKNLIIQLTAPVKWTQSVQQMIADGATLFTEVGPGKVLAGLINKIDKEAVTANA; translated from the coding sequence ATGAAAGCATACGTATTTCCGGGTCAGGGCGCACAATTTACAGGAATGGGCAAGGACCTATATGAAACATCGGCTTTAGCCAAAGAATTGTTCGAAAAAGCTAATGAAATCTTAGGTTTTAGAATTACAGATATTATGTTTGAAGGTACTGCCGAAGAACTAAAAGAAACTAAAGTTACACAACCGGCTGTATTTTTACATTCGGTTATTTTAGCAAAAACTTTAGGCGAAGATTTTAAACCTGAAATGGTTGCAGGACATTCTTTAGGAGAGTTTTCAGCCTTGGTTGCAAACGGAACTTTATCGTTTGAAGATGGACTTAAATTAGTTTCTCAACGTGCTTTAGCCATGCAAAAAGCCTGTGAAATCACTCCATCTACAATGGCAGCGGTTTTAGGTTTGGCTGATAACATCGTTGAAGAAGTTTGCGCTTCTATTGACGGAATCGTTGTTGCTGCAAATTACAACTGTCCGGGACAGCTGGTAATTTCAGGAGAAACTTCAGCAGTTGAAAAAGCTTGCGAAGCCATGAAAGCTGCCGGAGCAAAACGCGCTTTAATTTTGCCTGTTGGAGGAGCATTTCACTCTCCAATGATGGAACCAGCAAGAGAAGAATTGGCTGCTGCTATTGAAGCAACTACATTCTCAACTCCAGTTTGTCCGGTTTACCAAAACGTAACCGCAAATGCTGTTTCTGATGCAAACGAAATCAAAAAGAACTTAATCATACAATTGACTGCTCCGGTAAAATGGACACAATCTGTTCAGCAAATGATCGCTGATGGTGCTACTTTGTTTACCGAAGTTGGCCCAGGAAAAGTATTAGCAGGTTTGATCAATAAAATTGACAAAGAAGCGGTTACTGCAAATGCATAA
- a CDS encoding DUF983 domain-containing protein yields the protein MSSALTHILSNECPICHKGKVFTDKNIFLTFGFPKMNEYCSHCHYKFQKEPGYFFGAMYVNYGLTVAQGIATYCIAQFFFEKNFDLRIIPIIAIVITLLTSFNLRFSRLAWIYMFKDYTK from the coding sequence ATGTCAAGTGCATTAACCCATATTTTAAGCAACGAATGTCCTATTTGTCATAAAGGAAAAGTTTTTACGGATAAAAATATTTTTTTAACTTTTGGTTTTCCAAAAATGAACGAATATTGCAGTCACTGTCATTACAAATTTCAAAAAGAACCAGGTTATTTCTTTGGCGCTATGTATGTAAACTACGGATTAACAGTAGCTCAGGGAATTGCAACGTATTGTATTGCACAATTCTTCTTCGAAAAGAATTTCGATTTAAGAATCATTCCAATTATTGCTATTGTCATTACCCTGCTCACTTCTTTTAATCTCCGATTTTCAAGATTAGCGTGGATTTACATGTTTAAGGATTATACGAAATAA
- a CDS encoding helix-turn-helix transcriptional regulator: MKKYPVYSVQNFSCNDIHRDFYVNTFKEHLKSHSFVEEPHRHDSYLMVFFTKGSGQHEVDFDQFEIKKGSLFVLQPGQMHHWSLSEDIEGFVIIFSQELYNLYFGQKNINEYNFYHSIHNRPEMVFEEKGILKIRPYFDLLIQESIQDNRYQLDKMLNLLDCIHIEIARKYIETYSHQTHSYNIKIDKFEMLLEQYFKQEKLPSFYAEKLSITLKHLNRICNEILQKTATEVITDRVVLEIKRMLIDKQLAVNEVAFKVGYEDYSYFSRFFKKQTGMSPTEFRNTVR, encoded by the coding sequence ATGAAAAAGTACCCGGTTTATAGTGTTCAGAATTTTAGCTGTAACGATATTCATCGTGATTTTTATGTCAATACGTTCAAAGAGCATTTAAAAAGTCACAGTTTTGTTGAAGAACCGCATCGGCATGATTCGTATCTTATGGTGTTTTTTACGAAAGGCTCAGGGCAGCATGAAGTTGATTTTGATCAGTTCGAAATCAAAAAAGGAAGCTTGTTTGTGTTGCAGCCCGGACAAATGCATCATTGGAGCTTATCTGAAGATATTGAGGGGTTTGTGATTATTTTTTCGCAGGAATTATATAATTTATATTTCGGACAGAAAAACATCAACGAGTATAATTTTTACCATTCGATTCACAATCGTCCGGAAATGGTTTTTGAAGAAAAGGGAATCCTTAAAATCAGGCCCTATTTTGATTTATTAATTCAGGAGAGTATTCAGGATAACAGATACCAGCTCGATAAAATGCTGAATTTATTAGATTGTATTCATATCGAGATCGCGCGCAAATACATTGAAACGTATTCGCATCAAACGCATTCGTATAATATTAAAATTGATAAGTTCGAAATGCTTTTGGAGCAATACTTCAAACAGGAAAAATTACCCTCTTTTTATGCAGAAAAACTAAGTATCACTTTAAAACATCTAAACCGGATCTGTAATGAAATTCTACAAAAAACTGCAACGGAAGTTATTACAGACAGGGTGGTTTTAGAGATAAAGAGAATGCTGATTGATAAACAGTTAGCGGTTAACGAAGTGGCGTTTAAAGTAGGTTACGAAGATTATTCGTATTTCTCCCGATTCTTTAAAAAACAAACCGGAATGTCGCCTACAGAATTCCGAAATACTGTGCGATAA
- a CDS encoding YceI family protein, which translates to MATTKWSIDPTHSEIGFKVKHMMFTNVSGKFGTYDATINTDGDNFENAAIEFTGDITSIDTANTDRDNHLRSSDFFDAENHPKLTFKGSSFKKINAGAYELTGDLNIKGVSKSVTFPVEFSGIMTDPWGNTKAGLSIEGKINRKDWGLNWNSALETGGVLVGEEVRLNIELQFAKQA; encoded by the coding sequence ATGGCAACTACAAAATGGTCAATTGACCCAACACATTCAGAAATTGGTTTTAAAGTTAAACACATGATGTTTACAAATGTTTCAGGTAAATTTGGAACTTACGACGCAACAATTAACACAGACGGAGACAACTTCGAAAATGCCGCAATCGAATTTACAGGAGACATCACTTCTATCGATACTGCAAACACAGACCGAGACAATCACCTAAGAAGCAGCGATTTCTTTGATGCTGAAAATCACCCAAAACTAACATTCAAAGGTTCTTCTTTCAAAAAAATCAATGCTGGAGCCTATGAATTAACGGGAGACTTAAACATCAAAGGTGTTTCAAAATCAGTAACGTTTCCGGTAGAATTTAGCGGAATTATGACTGATCCCTGGGGAAATACAAAAGCAGGATTAAGCATCGAAGGAAAAATCAATCGTAAAGACTGGGGACTAAACTGGAACTCCGCTCTTGAAACTGGAGGTGTTTTAGTAGGGGAAGAAGTTCGTTTGAACATTGAATTACAATTTGCAAAGCAAGCCTAA
- a CDS encoding (4Fe-4S)-binding protein, which translates to MNPNNLIKEYTNGEVTIVWESGKCIHSANCVKNNPDVFHPKEKPWILPEQSTTEKIIQTVQKCPSGALTFYMNNKS; encoded by the coding sequence ATGAATCCAAACAACCTAATCAAAGAATATACTAATGGAGAAGTTACCATTGTCTGGGAATCCGGAAAATGCATTCATTCTGCCAATTGCGTAAAAAACAATCCCGATGTTTTTCATCCAAAAGAAAAACCATGGATCCTTCCTGAACAATCTACCACCGAAAAAATAATACAAACGGTTCAAAAATGTCCTTCGGGCGCTTTGACTTTTTACATGAATAACAAAAGCTAA
- a CDS encoding pirin family protein: MENIIIHKAETRGNANHGWLNAYHSFSFASWYNPERIQFGALRVLNDDTIAGGMGFGTHPHDNMEIITIPLEGDLAHKDSMGNTEIIKNGDIQVMSAGTGIQHSEFNPNADQQTKLLQIWLFPNKRNVTPRYQQITLDVADRHNKLSQVLSPNADDEGVWIHQDAWFHMGNFDAGIATTYKLKKEGNGVYIFILKGDVTINGQELNTRDAMGISDFEALNIKANTAAEFLLMEVPMNY; the protein is encoded by the coding sequence ATGGAAAACATAATAATACACAAGGCAGAAACAAGAGGAAATGCAAATCACGGATGGCTTAATGCCTACCACAGTTTTAGCTTTGCGAGCTGGTACAATCCGGAAAGAATTCAGTTTGGAGCACTTCGCGTTCTGAACGATGACACTATTGCGGGTGGAATGGGCTTTGGAACACATCCCCACGATAATATGGAAATCATCACAATTCCGTTAGAAGGCGATTTAGCACACAAAGACAGCATGGGAAATACCGAAATCATTAAAAATGGTGATATTCAGGTCATGAGCGCCGGAACCGGAATTCAGCATAGTGAGTTCAATCCAAATGCCGATCAGCAAACTAAGTTGTTGCAAATCTGGCTATTTCCTAACAAAAGAAATGTAACGCCGCGTTACCAACAAATTACTTTGGATGTTGCCGACAGACACAACAAACTGTCTCAGGTTTTATCTCCAAATGCTGATGATGAAGGAGTGTGGATCCATCAGGATGCCTGGTTTCATATGGGGAATTTTGATGCCGGAATCGCGACAACCTACAAACTAAAAAAAGAAGGAAACGGAGTTTATATATTCATTTTAAAAGGAGATGTAACGATTAACGGTCAGGAATTAAACACTCGTGACGCTATGGGAATCTCTGATTTTGAAGCTTTAAACATCAAAGCAAATACAGCTGCCGAATTTCTGTTGATGGAAGTTCCTATGAATTATTAA